In a genomic window of Methanogenium sp. S4BF:
- a CDS encoding DHH family phosphoesterase, whose translation MTFEDDVRAVARQIQNADAVTVISHIDADGITSEAILMQACTDAQIPAQSVFVRQLEPMTMKYVPEDSSLKVFIDLGAGQQNLLEERGMGTEDVAIIDHHISQNVDTPYLQANGHPYGHTQLSAAGIGYLIAKEMNPGHPNLGMLAKNAVVGNVGDMMAREHCGLTGPAREIAADGERAGTIEIVQKELNCYGISTRPLRVCLAFSDDPFIPGISNNEQKAEAFLRKLEIEEKTAGGRQRVWEDLDRDEKNGIINGLAQQMLATGQDISRLLAEHYIFPDEERGTPLRNASEYATMLNACGRWARPRVGSAVCAGDRAQAYREGEQMLRHHKRIIREMMEYILDTGTTVLSHIQHIHVGDRFPDTIVGIGAGMALSKLDYEKPIMILCYLNDDPELVKVSMRTNTRMVERGIDLQAALIAASEEIGGGGGGHKIAAGAYIPQNAEEGFAERVNRIIAEQRR comes from the coding sequence ATGACGTTTGAAGATGATGTCCGGGCTGTCGCCCGGCAGATACAGAATGCAGACGCTGTCACCGTGATATCCCATATCGATGCAGACGGCATCACCAGCGAAGCTATTCTGATGCAGGCCTGCACGGATGCACAGATCCCTGCACAGAGTGTCTTCGTACGTCAGCTTGAGCCCATGACCATGAAATATGTGCCTGAAGACAGCAGCCTGAAGGTCTTCATCGACCTCGGGGCAGGACAGCAGAATCTGCTGGAGGAACGGGGCATGGGCACCGAAGATGTAGCCATCATTGACCATCACATATCACAAAACGTGGACACTCCGTATCTTCAGGCAAACGGCCATCCGTATGGCCATACACAACTATCAGCGGCAGGAATCGGCTATCTCATCGCAAAGGAGATGAATCCGGGACATCCGAACCTCGGCATGCTCGCCAAAAACGCCGTCGTGGGAAATGTCGGCGACATGATGGCCCGGGAGCACTGCGGCCTGACAGGTCCGGCCCGGGAAATCGCAGCGGACGGAGAACGGGCAGGAACCATTGAAATTGTGCAGAAAGAGCTGAACTGCTACGGCATTTCCACCCGCCCGCTCAGAGTCTGTCTCGCATTCAGCGATGACCCGTTTATTCCGGGCATCTCCAATAATGAGCAGAAAGCTGAGGCATTTCTGAGAAAACTGGAAATAGAAGAGAAAACCGCAGGCGGCAGGCAGCGGGTCTGGGAGGACCTTGACCGGGATGAGAAAAACGGCATCATAAACGGCCTCGCACAGCAGATGCTTGCAACAGGTCAGGACATCTCCCGCCTCCTTGCAGAACACTATATCTTTCCGGATGAGGAGAGAGGGACGCCGCTCAGGAATGCATCTGAGTATGCGACCATGCTCAATGCCTGCGGCCGCTGGGCCCGCCCACGTGTGGGGAGTGCAGTCTGTGCCGGCGACCGTGCACAGGCATACCGGGAAGGGGAGCAGATGCTGCGCCACCACAAACGGATCATACGGGAGATGATGGAGTACATCCTCGACACCGGGACCACCGTCCTCAGCCATATCCAGCACATCCATGTCGGCGACCGTTTCCCGGATACCATCGTCGGGATAGGAGCGGGGATGGCACTCTCCAAACTGGACTACGAGAAACCGATTATGATTCTCTGCTACCTCAATGACGATCCCGAGCTGGTGAAGGTCTCCATGCGGACCAACACCCGCATGGTGGAGCGGGGCATTGACCTGCAGGCCGCACTCATCGCGGCATCCGAAGAAATAGGTGGCGGCGGCGGAGGACATAAGATAGCTGCAGGAGCATATATTCCACAGAATGCCGAAGAGGGGTTTGCAGAACGTGTCAACAGAATTATCGCAGAACAGCGCAGGTAA
- a CDS encoding PUA domain-containing protein: MSTELSQNSAGNRVRTIADYQFGKGAGEALFPEECTFKLSTTKRIRYVMLDGVRIATVRAHDGRFTLSIEGAERLWRYLPAPTYRVSVAEEVAEFIMKGKNAMAKHIITADPGIMAGDEVLVVTGEDQLIGTGNALLSGDEMMAFNYGGAVQVRSGRLI, translated from the coding sequence GTGTCAACAGAATTATCGCAGAACAGCGCAGGTAACCGCGTCCGGACAATCGCTGATTACCAGTTCGGGAAAGGGGCAGGAGAAGCCCTCTTCCCTGAGGAATGCACTTTCAAACTGTCCACCACCAAACGAATACGCTATGTGATGCTGGACGGAGTTCGTATCGCGACAGTCCGTGCACATGACGGAAGATTTACGCTTTCCATTGAAGGGGCAGAACGGCTCTGGCGATATCTGCCCGCGCCCACCTACCGGGTATCGGTCGCAGAAGAGGTGGCAGAGTTCATTATGAAAGGAAAGAATGCGATGGCAAAACATATCATCACGGCTGATCCGGGAATTATGGCGGGAGATGAAGTACTTGTTGTCACAGGGGAGGATCAGCTCATCGGTACCGGGAATGCGCTCCTCTCCGGTGATGAGATGATGGCATTTAATTATGGTGGAGCAGTACAGGTACGGTCAGGAAGGTTGATCTGA
- a CDS encoding methyltransferase domain-containing protein — MIPDGQRVLLIHEGKEYYVRAGEGTLSTDKGIIDLNALCEAEPGDTIETHLGIPFYVRIPRPTDFFAHARRTGAPMLPKDIGMVCALTGMNRNDDVLDAGTGSGIASIFFGGIAKTVTTYEIREEFAKVCRKNIEEAGLDNVEVIAGDMLDAEGAYDVVHLDLQITEAHIRHAHELLRPGGYLATYTPFLEQTFIVMDTAEPIFTDLVCHELIGRELTRTKRGTRPSTRVSHSGYITVARKQ, encoded by the coding sequence ATGATCCCTGATGGCCAGCGGGTCCTTCTCATCCACGAAGGAAAGGAATATTATGTCCGTGCCGGAGAGGGAACCCTTTCCACCGACAAGGGCATTATCGACCTGAATGCCCTCTGTGAGGCAGAGCCGGGCGACACCATCGAAACACACCTGGGCATCCCGTTTTATGTCAGGATTCCCCGGCCGACGGATTTCTTCGCCCATGCCCGCCGCACCGGCGCACCGATGCTCCCGAAGGATATCGGCATGGTCTGTGCACTCACCGGCATGAACAGGAATGACGATGTTCTGGATGCAGGGACCGGCAGCGGAATCGCCTCAATTTTCTTCGGCGGCATTGCAAAGACCGTCACAACCTATGAAATTCGTGAGGAGTTTGCCAAAGTCTGCCGCAAAAATATCGAGGAGGCAGGTCTTGATAATGTGGAGGTCATTGCAGGCGACATGCTTGATGCAGAAGGTGCCTATGACGTCGTTCACCTTGACCTGCAGATCACTGAGGCCCATATCCGCCACGCCCACGAACTGCTCAGGCCGGGCGGCTATCTTGCCACCTACACGCCGTTTCTGGAGCAGACGTTCATTGTGATGGACACAGCAGAACCGATCTTTACCGATCTCGTCTGCCACGAACTGATAGGACGTGAACTGACACGAACAAAGCGGGGCACCCGCCCGTCCACGCGCGTCAGCCACAGCGGATATATCACTGTTGCCCGGAAGCAATAG
- a CDS encoding NAD(P)H-hydrate dehydratase, which yields MMNTGEHAVGFREFLESGIISPERMRAVDANAQALGVSAVQLMESAGKGLADYVRGMSPGHVVVLCGRGNNGGDGFVAARHLCRDCMVTVICLSQEIRTPEAVRNFRALSHCSVSVIIAESRDAVLGCRDIISSADLVIDAMLGTGTTGSLREPYATCAGVVRESAVPVVAADMPTPGLPATVVCSFHRAKGGEPVVIDIGIPDEAECFTGPGDLLILPAKGQRSHKGAGGEVLIIGGGPYQGAPYLAGMAAIRAGADIVRVATPNMLPCPDLIVEQTGGAVIREEDTDRLAGLSERADVTVCGCGLGVESHAVITDIAGYMGRAVFDADALRQPLPVADSTIYTPHAGEFFRMTGCRLPDDPAVRARVVRDHGPAGVTLVKGPVDIISDTARVRFNRTGTPHMTVGGTGDVLAGIVGALFCRLPAFEAAALGAYVNGRAGESLAALGDGLAATDLLPQIPLVISGEKDRRSDKSDHDEAF from the coding sequence ATGATGAATACTGGGGAGCATGCGGTGGGATTCCGTGAATTTCTGGAAAGCGGCATCATCAGCCCGGAGAGGATGCGGGCTGTTGACGCCAATGCACAGGCGCTGGGTGTGTCTGCTGTTCAGCTGATGGAGAGTGCGGGAAAAGGGCTGGCAGACTATGTGAGGGGCATGTCCCCCGGGCATGTGGTGGTGCTCTGCGGGAGAGGAAACAATGGCGGTGACGGGTTTGTCGCGGCCCGGCATCTCTGCCGCGACTGCATGGTGACGGTTATCTGCCTGTCGCAGGAAATCCGGACCCCGGAGGCGGTTCGGAACTTCCGTGCCCTTTCCCACTGCAGTGTGTCGGTAATCATTGCAGAGAGCCGTGACGCTGTTTTGGGATGCAGGGATATCATCTCTTCAGCGGATCTCGTCATCGACGCCATGCTGGGCACCGGTACCACCGGGAGCCTCAGGGAGCCGTATGCCACCTGTGCCGGTGTCGTGCGGGAGTCCGCCGTCCCGGTCGTGGCTGCAGATATGCCGACTCCGGGCCTTCCTGCCACTGTGGTTTGTTCATTTCACCGTGCAAAGGGTGGGGAGCCTGTTGTTATCGACATCGGTATTCCCGATGAGGCAGAGTGTTTCACCGGCCCGGGCGATCTGCTGATTCTGCCGGCGAAGGGGCAGCGCAGCCACAAGGGTGCAGGGGGGGAGGTGCTTATCATTGGCGGGGGGCCCTATCAGGGGGCGCCCTATCTGGCCGGGATGGCAGCCATCCGTGCCGGTGCGGATATTGTCCGGGTGGCGACCCCGAATATGCTGCCCTGCCCGGATCTCATTGTCGAGCAGACGGGGGGTGCAGTGATCCGGGAAGAGGACACCGATCGTCTTGCCGGTCTCTCAGAGCGTGCAGATGTCACGGTGTGCGGGTGTGGTCTGGGGGTGGAAAGTCATGCAGTCATCACCGACATTGCCGGATACATGGGCCGGGCGGTCTTTGATGCGGATGCACTCCGGCAACCACTCCCGGTTGCAGACAGTACGATATACACGCCCCATGCAGGGGAATTTTTCCGGATGACAGGGTGCCGCCTGCCGGACGACCCTGCCGTACGGGCCCGCGTGGTGCGTGATCATGGCCCTGCCGGGGTCACACTGGTGAAAGGACCTGTTGACATCATCTCGGACACCGCCCGCGTCCGGTTTAACCGCACCGGGACGCCGCATATGACTGTGGGCGGCACAGGGGATGTTCTGGCAGGCATTGTGGGGGCACTCTTCTGCCGTCTTCCTGCGTTTGAGGCAGCAGCACTGGGTGCCTATGTCAACGGGCGCGCCGGGGAATCGCTGGCAGCCCTTGGGGATGGTCTTGCTGCAACCGATCTCCTCCCACAGATACCTCTTGTCATCTCCGGTGAGAAAGACAGGCGTAGTGATAAGTCAGATCATGACGAAGCATTCTGA
- a CDS encoding gamma carbonic anhydrase family protein, which translates to MNSDTSAGTPAFIAGNATVTGDVSIADDVSIWYGAVIRADKDRITIHRGSNIQDNAVVHTTTGCPVSIGRDVSVGHGAIIHGATIRDRVLVGMGAIVMNNAVVGEDSIIAAGSVVTEGKEIPPRSLVMGVPGKVIREASEEQISHIVKNAQSYVELGRETNNG; encoded by the coding sequence ATGAATAGCGATACTTCTGCCGGGACACCTGCATTTATTGCCGGAAATGCAACCGTGACCGGAGATGTCAGCATCGCAGACGATGTCAGCATCTGGTATGGGGCAGTCATCAGGGCTGATAAAGACAGGATCACTATCCACCGTGGTTCAAACATACAGGACAACGCGGTTGTGCACACCACCACCGGGTGTCCGGTCTCCATTGGCAGAGACGTGTCTGTCGGCCATGGTGCCATCATCCATGGTGCAACGATACGGGACAGGGTGCTGGTCGGGATGGGCGCCATCGTGATGAACAACGCGGTTGTCGGAGAAGACAGCATCATCGCAGCAGGGTCTGTTGTGACCGAAGGAAAAGAGATACCCCCCAGGTCCCTGGTGATGGGCGTGCCGGGCAAGGTCATCCGGGAGGCATCAGAGGAGCAGATCAGTCATATTGTGAAGAATGCCCAGTCCTACGTGGAACTCGGGAGGGAGACAAACAATGGCTGA
- a CDS encoding nascent polypeptide-associated complex protein, producing the protein MMPGINPKKMKQMMKQLGMKMEEIEGVERVVIYTTEGEYVFEPAEVVVTIMQGTKTYQLQGSEPVFVPKEVTIPDEDVMLVAEQAQVSPDEARAALREANGEIADAIIRLTSS; encoded by the coding sequence ATGATGCCAGGAATAAACCCGAAAAAGATGAAGCAGATGATGAAACAGCTCGGCATGAAGATGGAGGAAATCGAAGGTGTTGAGCGGGTAGTCATCTATACAACCGAAGGCGAATACGTCTTTGAACCGGCAGAGGTCGTCGTTACGATCATGCAGGGCACAAAGACCTATCAGCTGCAGGGCAGCGAACCGGTATTTGTTCCCAAAGAAGTAACAATTCCGGATGAAGACGTGATGCTTGTTGCAGAACAGGCACAGGTCTCCCCCGATGAAGCACGCGCTGCACTCAGGGAAGCAAACGGCGAGATCGCAGATGCGATCATCAGGCTCACCTCTTCATGA
- the mtnA gene encoding S-methyl-5-thioribose-1-phosphate isomerase has protein sequence MRTITWNTEGQCLSYIDQTRLPAELVTVETQSVTRLADGIRRLEVRGAPALGVAGAYGVALSCQSHQNKETGAAFRNAIETDAAFLRATRPTAVNLGWGIDRALQNALREDTPAAAYDAALREAQAIEAEDITLCHRIGAYGASLLPDTCTVLTHCNAGALACVEWGTALGVIRSAVEAGKNISVLSCETRPLNQGSRLTAFELHADGIPVKTIPDSAAAHLMRRGMIDAVVVGADRITPDAVFNKIGTYMHAICAHHHSIPFYVAAPYSTLDTGRREADVEIEERARDELASCGGRQLMPDGVGTVNPAFDATPLTLVTAIITDRGVLRHPYDELTHSDTREMT, from the coding sequence ATGCGAACAATTACATGGAACACAGAGGGGCAGTGCCTCTCATATATCGACCAGACGCGCCTTCCTGCAGAGCTGGTGACCGTGGAGACGCAGTCAGTTACCCGCCTTGCAGACGGCATACGACGTCTTGAAGTACGGGGAGCCCCCGCACTCGGGGTTGCCGGCGCATATGGTGTGGCCCTCTCCTGCCAGTCTCACCAGAATAAAGAAACCGGGGCAGCGTTTCGGAACGCGATTGAAACGGATGCGGCATTCCTCCGGGCAACCCGGCCAACCGCCGTCAATCTGGGCTGGGGCATCGACCGGGCGCTGCAGAATGCCCTGCGGGAGGATACACCCGCAGCTGCATATGATGCTGCACTACGGGAGGCGCAGGCAATTGAAGCAGAGGACATCACACTCTGCCACCGGATCGGGGCATATGGAGCATCCCTCTTGCCCGATACCTGCACCGTCCTTACCCACTGCAACGCAGGCGCCCTTGCATGTGTGGAATGGGGCACTGCGCTGGGTGTTATCCGCTCTGCTGTTGAAGCAGGAAAGAATATCTCCGTCCTCTCCTGTGAGACACGCCCCCTGAACCAGGGATCCCGTCTCACGGCATTTGAGCTGCATGCAGACGGCATACCGGTCAAAACCATCCCCGACTCGGCAGCAGCACATCTGATGCGCAGGGGCATGATTGATGCGGTCGTGGTCGGTGCTGACCGGATTACCCCGGACGCTGTATTCAATAAGATCGGAACCTACATGCATGCCATCTGTGCGCATCACCACTCCATCCCCTTCTATGTGGCAGCACCCTATTCCACACTGGACACCGGCAGGAGGGAAGCAGATGTGGAAATTGAGGAACGTGCCCGTGATGAGCTGGCCTCCTGCGGCGGCCGACAGCTGATGCCGGATGGCGTCGGGACGGTAAACCCCGCCTTTGACGCAACACCTCTCACCCTTGTGACTGCCATCATCACCGACCGCGGCGTCCTCCGCCACCCATATGACGAACTCACACACTCAGACACCCGAGAAATGACATGA
- a CDS encoding phosphopantetheine adenylyltransferase yields MKIMVGGTFSPLHDGHKKLISRSFELAGKNGHVIVGLSTDAFAGAKNHPIAPYEERKEQLTTFIRESGYSATWNVIPLEDRYGATLDTDFDALVVSEETFPVSLEINRLRKERGRKKVDIHQITCVLADDGKWISSTRIHRGEIDDHGRMIR; encoded by the coding sequence ATGAAGATTATGGTAGGGGGCACATTCAGTCCGCTCCACGACGGCCATAAAAAGCTCATTTCCCGTTCTTTTGAGCTTGCCGGGAAGAATGGGCATGTTATTGTCGGTCTTTCCACCGATGCATTCGCCGGCGCGAAGAATCATCCGATTGCGCCGTATGAAGAGCGCAAAGAGCAACTTACTACATTTATCCGGGAGTCCGGGTATTCGGCAACATGGAATGTCATTCCCCTCGAAGATCGGTATGGCGCCACTCTTGACACGGATTTTGATGCCCTCGTTGTCAGTGAGGAGACATTTCCGGTGAGCCTTGAGATAAATCGCCTCAGAAAAGAACGCGGCAGAAAAAAGGTGGATATTCATCAGATCACCTGTGTCCTCGCCGATGACGGGAAATGGATCTCAAGCACCCGGATACACCGGGGCGAAATTGATGACCACGGGCGGATGATCAGATGA
- the pyrI gene encoding aspartate carbamoyltransferase regulatory subunit, protein MESGPRGLLISPIKDGTVIDHIRAGAALTVLRMLGITGQTDEELSIATNVTSMTGGQEGRKDIVKVSNRELSKEEVDRIALISPHATINIIRDYIVVEKKGVETPKLLYGIVRCTNAGCITNANEPIQSAFEVTEDGLHCLYCDTVITTDLENHII, encoded by the coding sequence ATGGAGTCAGGACCGCGGGGCCTTCTGATAAGCCCCATTAAAGACGGAACGGTGATTGACCACATCCGCGCAGGCGCCGCACTCACCGTCCTGCGGATGCTGGGCATCACCGGCCAGACAGACGAAGAGCTCTCCATTGCGACGAATGTGACCTCCATGACAGGCGGACAGGAAGGCAGAAAAGACATCGTCAAAGTGAGCAACCGGGAACTCTCAAAAGAAGAGGTGGACAGAATAGCCCTCATCTCGCCTCATGCCACCATCAACATCATCCGGGATTACATTGTGGTGGAGAAGAAAGGTGTCGAGACCCCAAAACTCCTCTACGGCATTGTACGGTGCACCAATGCCGGGTGCATCACCAATGCCAATGAACCGATACAAAGTGCATTTGAAGTGACAGAGGATGGCCTTCACTGCCTGTACTGCGACACGGTCATCACCACGGATCTCGAAAACCACATCATCTGA
- a CDS encoding DUF116 domain-containing protein, producing MSTEYLDPTTVVGTPWWDQLIYLIGEVTLVVLLMMLIIPLIVAVIILLSIHNRHFYAPRLLKAGLVMSEGMSKAICRFFGLEDQELTAFFIRLHNTLSTTSFEAIPVQERAIFIPQCLRAADCPAHLTPEGLVCRRCGRCEVGENIDRLEEIGYRVWIAPGSTLIKRMFKKYHPKAIVGVGCLMEVKEGIEMCDKAGVVAMGVVTIKDGCVETLVSWPDVYDVALLGTEENKPAS from the coding sequence ATGAGCACAGAATACCTTGACCCGACGACAGTTGTCGGCACCCCGTGGTGGGATCAGCTGATATACCTCATTGGTGAGGTAACCCTTGTCGTCCTCCTTATGATGCTCATCATCCCGCTCATTGTTGCAGTCATCATCCTCCTCTCGATCCATAACCGCCATTTCTATGCCCCCCGCCTTCTGAAGGCAGGACTGGTGATGTCAGAGGGGATGAGCAAGGCGATATGCCGGTTTTTCGGGCTTGAAGACCAGGAGCTGACCGCATTTTTTATCCGCCTGCACAACACCCTCTCCACAACCTCCTTTGAGGCAATCCCGGTTCAGGAACGGGCAATCTTCATCCCCCAGTGCCTGCGGGCAGCAGATTGTCCGGCGCACCTTACCCCCGAAGGGCTTGTCTGCAGGCGGTGCGGCAGATGTGAGGTCGGGGAAAATATCGATCGTCTCGAAGAGATAGGCTATCGTGTCTGGATCGCGCCGGGGTCAACCCTCATCAAACGGATGTTTAAGAAGTATCACCCAAAGGCAATCGTCGGTGTCGGATGTCTGATGGAAGTCAAAGAGGGCATTGAGATGTGTGACAAGGCAGGGGTTGTCGCAATGGGCGTTGTCACAATAAAAGACGGGTGTGTAGAGACACTGGTCAGCTGGCCTGACGTGTATGATGTTGCCCTCTTAGGCACAGAAGAGAATAAACCGGCCAGTTAA
- the pyrB gene encoding aspartate carbamoyltransferase, giving the protein MKHIISIKDFSREDIDTLLARAGAIDAAPQIRKTLDGKQVALLFFEPSTRTRMSFTSAVSRLGGTSITVDSVEGSSISKGETLADTVRVVSSYVDAIVLRHPKEGAARLASEFASVPVINAGDGAGQHPSQTLLDLYTIRQSMPLDGIHIGLLGDLRYGRTTHSLAYALSNYDVTLHTIAPQTLELPESLVAELHKRGCRVEEHEDITDIMPELDVIYATRIQRERFPDAASYYNVAESYRITPEILEGHKEGMIVLHPLPRAGEIDPRVDALPCARYFEQAGNGIPVRMAMLEEVI; this is encoded by the coding sequence ATGAAACATATCATATCAATAAAGGACTTCAGCAGGGAGGACATTGACACCCTCCTTGCCCGGGCAGGTGCAATTGATGCAGCACCGCAGATACGAAAGACACTTGATGGAAAACAGGTCGCACTCCTTTTCTTTGAGCCCAGTACGCGAACACGGATGTCATTTACATCTGCAGTGTCACGGCTTGGAGGGACGAGCATCACCGTGGACAGTGTCGAAGGGAGTTCAATATCAAAGGGCGAGACACTGGCTGACACCGTGCGTGTGGTGAGCAGTTATGTGGATGCGATTGTCCTGCGCCATCCGAAGGAGGGGGCCGCCCGTCTGGCCAGTGAGTTTGCATCTGTGCCGGTGATAAACGCAGGAGACGGGGCAGGGCAGCACCCGTCTCAGACCCTCCTCGACCTCTATACCATCCGCCAGTCAATGCCTCTCGATGGCATCCATATCGGCCTGCTGGGCGATCTCCGGTACGGCCGAACCACCCATTCGCTTGCCTATGCCCTCTCCAATTATGATGTCACGCTCCACACCATCGCACCGCAAACCCTTGAACTGCCGGAGAGTCTGGTGGCTGAACTGCACAAACGCGGGTGCAGGGTTGAGGAGCATGAAGATATCACCGACATCATGCCTGAGCTGGATGTGATATACGCCACACGAATTCAGCGGGAACGATTCCCTGACGCAGCATCATACTACAATGTTGCAGAGAGTTACCGTATCACACCTGAGATACTGGAGGGGCATAAAGAGGGGATGATTGTCCTTCACCCCCTGCCACGGGCAGGAGAGATAGACCCCCGTGTCGATGCACTGCCCTGTGCACGCTACTTTGAACAGGCAGGAAACGGAATTCCGGTGAGAATGGCAATGCTTGAAGAGGTGATCTGA
- a CDS encoding CoB--CoM heterodisulfide reductase iron-sulfur subunit A family protein, with translation MAEVAVIGGGVAGIQAALDIADHGIRVHLIEREPSIGGHMAQLDKTFPTNDCSMCILSPKMVDVARHPNVVIHTLTEVKSITGDVGRFTITAVRHPRYVDENTCNGCGDCTEICPVEVYNVFDAGVGVRKAIYKPHPQIVPDITIRDAVHCIDCGLCYDICGKDAVLREEEEKEITLEVASVVIATGYRTFDAEKKTAFGYLRHPDVITSLEFERLINASGPTGGKIKRLSDGKAPDHIVFIQCFGSRDIPAKRPYCSGVCCMYAIKNAILIKEKNPDTEVTICYMDIRAYGKGYEEYYVRAQELGVRFLRGRPGEIIRTETGMEIPVENTETSELETLEPGLVVLSVGLEPADGAAELAEAFGIERDENGFFAQEDMKCAPVKTVRPGIYIAGAAVAPKDIPDSVTQGEAAAMRAFLDAVASE, from the coding sequence ATGGCTGAAGTGGCAGTGATAGGAGGAGGCGTTGCAGGCATTCAGGCAGCTCTCGATATTGCAGACCATGGCATCAGGGTACACCTGATTGAACGTGAACCGTCCATCGGCGGTCATATGGCTCAGCTGGACAAGACGTTCCCGACAAACGACTGTTCCATGTGTATCCTCTCCCCAAAGATGGTGGACGTTGCCCGTCATCCCAATGTGGTCATTCACACACTCACTGAGGTTAAAAGCATCACCGGAGATGTCGGCCGGTTTACCATCACTGCTGTCCGCCACCCCCGGTATGTCGATGAGAATACCTGCAACGGCTGCGGGGACTGCACCGAGATCTGCCCGGTGGAGGTCTATAACGTATTTGATGCAGGAGTGGGCGTCCGTAAGGCAATATACAAGCCGCACCCCCAGATAGTCCCTGACATCACCATTCGTGATGCAGTGCACTGCATCGACTGCGGCCTCTGCTATGACATCTGCGGCAAGGACGCCGTCCTCCGGGAAGAAGAGGAGAAGGAGATCACACTCGAGGTCGCCTCTGTGGTCATTGCAACCGGATACCGGACTTTTGATGCAGAGAAGAAGACGGCATTCGGCTATCTCCGCCACCCTGATGTCATTACCAGCCTTGAGTTTGAACGGCTCATCAATGCAAGCGGCCCCACCGGCGGCAAGATCAAGCGCCTCTCTGACGGGAAAGCACCTGACCATATCGTCTTCATCCAGTGTTTCGGCTCACGCGACATACCCGCAAAACGTCCGTACTGTTCGGGCGTCTGCTGCATGTATGCCATAAAAAACGCGATCCTCATCAAGGAGAAGAACCCGGACACAGAGGTTACCATCTGCTATATGGACATCCGTGCCTACGGGAAGGGATATGAGGAGTATTACGTACGGGCGCAGGAACTGGGAGTCCGCTTCCTGAGAGGCCGCCCGGGCGAGATCATCCGGACAGAAACGGGGATGGAGATTCCGGTTGAAAACACGGAGACATCAGAACTGGAGACACTGGAGCCGGGACTGGTGGTGCTCTCTGTAGGCCTCGAGCCGGCAGACGGTGCGGCAGAACTTGCAGAGGCGTTCGGAATTGAACGGGACGAAAACGGCTTTTTCGCACAGGAAGATATGAAATGCGCACCCGTCAAAACCGTGCGTCCGGGAATATACATCGCCGGTGCTGCCGTGGCGCCCAAGGACATACCTGACAGTGTAACACAGGGAGAGGCAGCGGCCATGCGTGCATTCCTGGATGCAGTCGCCTCCGAATAG
- a CDS encoding polymer-forming cytoskeletal protein encodes MKVYRQGDSFIAPTGSFFDGNVKIPGNFIVAPDTHFWGRLDVGGTLELGPRSTVGGDITCENAIIGNQVRIKGSLNVIENVTVCDEARIRSLHAGGDITLRPGVQVGDVSSDETIFVYGKIKSGKLTGRNVKVVGNGP; translated from the coding sequence ATGAAAGTTTACCGGCAGGGAGACAGTTTCATTGCACCGACGGGATCCTTCTTTGACGGTAATGTGAAAATTCCCGGCAATTTTATTGTAGCACCTGATACCCACTTCTGGGGGCGCCTTGACGTGGGGGGCACCCTTGAGCTCGGCCCGCGTTCAACCGTGGGGGGGGATATCACCTGTGAGAATGCAATCATCGGAAACCAGGTGCGTATCAAGGGCTCGCTTAATGTCATTGAAAATGTAACCGTCTGCGATGAGGCGCGCATCCGCTCTCTCCACGCAGGGGGGGATATTACTCTCCGCCCGGGCGTGCAGGTGGGTGACGTCTCCTCTGATGAGACAATTTTTGTCTATGGAAAAATAAAATCCGGAAAACTGACCGGAAGAAACGTAAAAGTGGTTGGAAACGGGCCTTAA